The stretch of DNA TTTCGCTGATTGAAGAACTCCGAAAGCGCGGGATTAACTTCCGCAGCCTGACGGACAGTATTGACACCTCTACGCCGATGGGGCGTTTTTTCTTTCACGTTATGGGCGCGTTAGCCGAGATGGAACGCGAGCTTATCGTCGAAAGAACCCGGGCCGGTTTGGCTGCGGCCAGAGCGGAAGGGCGAATTGGGGGGCGGCGGCCGAAATTGTCGGCAACGCAATGGGCGCAGGCCGGGAGGTTAATTGCTGCCGGAGAAACCAGGCAGCAGGTGGCGATTATTTATGATGTCGGTGTTTCCACGCTTTATAAAAAATTTCCGGCAAATGCTAAACCAGCTTCCTCACCAACGCCTCGCTCTGGCGAATCCGCTCCGGCGCGTTTTCCAGATCCTGCTGCACCAGCGCCATAAATAGCAGGTCTGTCAGCATCATCTGGGCGCTGGTGGAGGATATGGCCGCGCTACGCGTCGCCTGTTCTTCTGCGATGGTGTAGAGACACAGGCTGGCGCGCTGCTGTAAAGCGTTAGGCGTGAATCCGGTAATGGCGAGGATTTTCGCGCCTGCGTTAAGCGCTTCATCGGCGGCCAGATTTATCTCCCGGCGCTCGCCCGAATAGGAAATGGCGAGCAGCACGTCTTCCGGCGTCATTGCCTGTACGGTTGCCAGCAGGGCATGCATATCCTGCTCGGCGACGGCGTGAATGCCAATTTTCATCAACTTCCACGAAAAATTCTTCGCGACAAGGCCAGAGGCGCCTATTCCTACCAGCAGCACGCGCCGCGCATTGCGCAGCAGCGAAACGCTCGCCAGCAGTTTCTCTTCCGCATTGATATCCAGCGTGGCGTGCATCGCCGCGATATTCTCTTTAATCAACTTCTCCCCAACAAGCCGCAGCGGGTCATCCCCTAAAATTTGGTTATGCACCGGCACGGAGTTAGGATTTTGGCCGCTGGCGAGCGCTTCGCTGATGGCCAGCTTCATCGCTGGAAAGCCTTTGAACCCGAGCTTCTGCGCGAATTTTACGACGCTGGACTGGCTGACGCCGGCTTCTTCCGCCAGCTGCTGTGAACTGAGATGGCGTGCGCGATCGGGCTCGGCGAGCAGAAAGTCGGCCAGCTTGCGGTCACTCTGGGCCAGCATGGCGTAACGGCTTCGAATGCGCAGTAAACAGTTCATTTCACCTCCGGGACGGCAATTCCGATAACGACTTGCCTGTATAAGCATCTGAGCGAATTATAAATTCCATTATAGAGCAATGTTACCGAATTAAATATTCTGATGTGCCGTGGGCTGAGGGCCAGGATTGCTCGCGGAAAACCATGAGGCTATCTGTTAGGCTTTAAGGGAGCATAATTTCGTGAACGCGAGTCTTAAAGGAGCCCGTATTGACTACCCACCACCCGCGCCGCGTCGTCTTTTTTGATTTGGATGGCACCTTACATCAGCAGGACATGTTCGGCAGTTTTCTGTTTTACCTCCTGCGCCGTCTGCCGCTGAACGCGCTGCTGGTGGTTTTACTGCTGCCTCTGGTCGGAGGCATGATGCTTATTCAAGGTAGCGCTGCCCGCCAGCCGATGAGCCTGCTGCTGTGGGGCGCGACGTTTGGGCGAAGTGAGGCTCGCCTGCAGCAACTGCAGAGCGATTTCGCAGTCTGGTTTCGCAAGAAGGTGAAGGCATTTCCCGTTGTCCAGCAGCGGCTGACGGACTATTTGCACAGCGCGAATGCTGACGTCTGGCTGATTACAGGCTCGCCTCAGCCGTTGGTTGAGAAGGTCTATTTTGATACGCCGTGGCTGCCGGAGGTGAAGGTGATTGCCACGCAGATTGCACGAGGCTATGGAGGGTGGATTGTTACCCTTCGCTGCCTCGGCCATGAAAAAGTGGTTCAGCTGGAGCAGCACATAGGTGCCCCGCTGCGACTTTACAGCGGCTACAGCGACAGCCATCAGGACAATCCGCTGCTGTATTTCTGCGAGCATCGCTGGCGCGTCACGCCGCAGGGAGAGTTGCAGCAGCTCGAGTAGGGCGTTTTGAATCCGTTAAGCGGTGTGTATAATGCGCCGCCCACTTATGCCGCGGAGAGCGTTGTGTCAGATACAGTATTTACCCATGAACACTGGATGCGTCATGCCCTGATCCTCGCTCAGCGGGCGTGGGATGAAGGTGAAGTGCCCGTCGGCGCGGTGCTGGTGCATAACAACCAGGTTATTGGTGAAGGCTGGAATCGCCCTATAGGCCGTCACGACCCTACGGCCCATGCTGAAATTATGGCTCTTCGCCAGGGCGGACTGGTGCTGCAAAACTATCGTCTGCTGGATACCACGCTCTACGTCACGCTTGAACCTTGCGTCATGTGCGCAGGGGCGATGGTGCACAGCCGCATTGGCCGCTTAGTGTTCGGCGCGCGTGACGCCAAAACGGGCGCAATTGGTTCGCTGATGGACGTACTCGGCCATCCCGGGATGAACCATCAGGTGCAGGTCAGTGAAGGGGTGCTCGCGTCAGAGTGCTCAGCCATGCTGAGCGATTTTTTTCGCGCTCGTCGTCTTGAGAAAAAGGCCCTAAAGGAAAAGGCCCATAGGTCGGATTAGCCAGCTCTATCGGGGCGACCGCAGGGTAAGCCTCGGCAAACTTGTCCACCTGAGCCGTTTTTTTCTCTTTCTCCTGTAAATACCCTTCCAGACTAAGCTGATACTTGCGGATGTTTTCCACATACGCGTAAGCCTCGTGTCCACGAGCATATCCATAGGTTGTTTTGCTGTAATAAGGCTTAAGGCTCAGCAGCGGCAGGCGTGTCTTCACATCGGCCCAGCTGTCCGGGTTGCCTTTCTGTTTTGCCGTCAGCTGACGAGCATCGAGCATATGGGCATAGCCCATGTTGTAGGCCGCCAGCGCGAACCAGATGCGTTCGTATTCCGGGACTGAGCTCGGCACTTTGCTCATCATATCTTTCAGATAACGGCTGCCGCCGCTGATGCTTTGCTCTGCATCCAGCCTGTCGACGACCCCAAGACTCTGTGCTGTATTTTTCGTCAACATCATCAGCCCGCGCACGCCGGTTGGCGAAGTAGCGTGGGTATCCCAGTGGGATTCCTGATAGGAAATTGCGGCCAGCAGCGGCCAGTCGATTTCGTCGGCGTATTTTTCAAACAGCGGCTGTAGATCCGGCAGAACTGCATCCACCGCATTCAGGAAGGTTCGGGTATCGACGTAATCAAAATCACCGATATGGCCGAGATATTTTTCCTCTAGCCTTGCCAGCGTGCCGTTGCTGCTAATCTGATTGTAGAAATCGAGCAGGGCGGCGCTCATGCTGTCGTCGCCGTCACGCGCCGAAAACCAGGTAACAGGCTGTTCATCGGTCACGTCCAGAGCGACGGCCAACTGGGGATGTACGCGCTGGAAAATACTGATGGCGATACTATCAGAGATAGTAAAGGCGATATTGCCGTCCACCACCTGCTGCAGAAGCTGATTGCTGGTCTGTTTGGCGTCAATGCTCCAGCTAAGATCGGGATACTGGCTTTCCTTTAGCTTTTGCAGATCGCTGACCACAGCCTGGCCGGAAGAGAGCACCAGCTGCGAAGGTTTAACGCCGCCGAGCGACTTCGGACGCGGGCTGCCCACGCGGTAAACCATTTGCTGCGAAACTGAGTAATAGGTTGGCCCTGCCTGGTAATCGCTGCTGCGGCGCGAGTTATACACCAGCCCGGCGGCAAGCAGGTCGGCTTTGTCATTGTCCAGGTCGTCGAACAACGCGTTGATGTTTGGCCGTACCACGACTTTGAGCTTCACGCCCAGGTAATCTGCAAACTCGCTGGCGAGCTCATAATCAAGTCCGGTCGCCTTGCCGTTAATCATCGTCCAGGTGAGCGGCGATGAAATGGTACTGACGCGCAGA from Cedecea neteri encodes:
- the yfhb gene encoding phosphatidylglycerophosphatase C, with amino-acid sequence MTTHHPRRVVFFDLDGTLHQQDMFGSFLFYLLRRLPLNALLVVLLLPLVGGMMLIQGSAARQPMSLLLWGATFGRSEARLQQLQSDFAVWFRKKVKAFPVVQQRLTDYLHSANADVWLITGSPQPLVEKVYFDTPWLPEVKVIATQIARGYGGWIVTLRCLGHEKVVQLEQHIGAPLRLYSGYSDSHQDNPLLYFCEHRWRVTPQGELQQLE
- the mltF gene encoding membrane-bound lytic murein transglycosylase MltF, producing MKRIKINYLLIGIVTLLLAVALWPSIPGFNQAENRIAAIKARGVLRVSTISSPLTWTMINGKATGLDYELASEFADYLGVKLKVVVRPNINALFDDLDNDKADLLAAGLVYNSRRSSDYQAGPTYYSVSQQMVYRVGSPRPKSLGGVKPSQLVLSSGQAVVSDLQKLKESQYPDLSWSIDAKQTSNQLLQQVVDGNIAFTISDSIAISIFQRVHPQLAVALDVTDEQPVTWFSARDGDDSMSAALLDFYNQISSNGTLARLEEKYLGHIGDFDYVDTRTFLNAVDAVLPDLQPLFEKYADEIDWPLLAAISYQESHWDTHATSPTGVRGLMMLTKNTAQSLGVVDRLDAEQSISGGSRYLKDMMSKVPSSVPEYERIWFALAAYNMGYAHMLDARQLTAKQKGNPDSWADVKTRLPLLSLKPYYSKTTYGYARGHEAYAYVENIRKYQLSLEGYLQEKEKKTAQVDKFAEAYPAVAPIELANPTYGPFPLGPFSQDDEREKNRSAWLSTLTRAPLH
- a CDS encoding recombinase family protein codes for the protein MLVGYVRVSTNDQNTALQKNALECAGCELIFEDKISGKTADRPGLKKVLRTLSEGDTLVVWKLDRLGRSMRHLVSLIEELRKRGINFRSLTDSIDTSTPMGRFFFHVMGALAEMERELIVERTRAGLAAARAEGRIGGRRPKLSATQWAQAGRLIAAGETRQQVAIIYDVGVSTLYKKFPANAKPASSPTPRSGESAPARFPDPAAPAP
- the tadA gene encoding tRNA adenosine(34) deaminase TadA, with product MRHALILAQRAWDEGEVPVGAVLVHNNQVIGEGWNRPIGRHDPTAHAEIMALRQGGLVLQNYRLLDTTLYVTLEPCVMCAGAMVHSRIGRLVFGARDAKTGAIGSLMDVLGHPGMNHQVQVSEGVLASECSAMLSDFFRARRLEKKALKEKAHRSD
- a CDS encoding MurR/RpiR family transcriptional regulator — its product is MNCLLRIRSRYAMLAQSDRKLADFLLAEPDRARHLSSQQLAEEAGVSQSSVVKFAQKLGFKGFPAMKLAISEALASGQNPNSVPVHNQILGDDPLRLVGEKLIKENIAAMHATLDINAEEKLLASVSLLRNARRVLLVGIGASGLVAKNFSWKLMKIGIHAVAEQDMHALLATVQAMTPEDVLLAISYSGERREINLAADEALNAGAKILAITGFTPNALQQRASLCLYTIAEEQATRSAAISSTSAQMMLTDLLFMALVQQDLENAPERIRQSEALVRKLV